From Drosophila virilis strain 15010-1051.87 chromosome X, Dvir_AGI_RSII-ME, whole genome shotgun sequence, the proteins below share one genomic window:
- the LOC138911155 gene encoding uncharacterized protein has product MLHSISITQPGISYCPQTNPLDPLLTVKECILLYGQLRGIKQLDRLLERILDTYELRSYRDVQVKKLSGGNRRKLTVAISCCGYTPIVLMDEPTSDMDPVTRSFVYLTIEQLLSARRAVLLTSHSISEIEHLCQRVAVLKDGQIVANNSPAELKAQHGGYYAINCFCAPIQQAALAKMLIQRLPGASELQHYAHSLRFLVKVRQASSSEAIAKQPTLAELFEAVRVMSASLELPAHFAISRCRFEAVFERILDNCEATSNGGSDLPTKSAAVSGSLATGYVHCGYEETTT; this is encoded by the coding sequence ATGCTTCATTCTATCTCGATCACGCAGCCCGGCATTTCGTATTGCCCGCAGACCAATCCACTGGATCCATTGCTGACGGTAAAGGAATGCATCCTGCTATATGGCCAGCTGCGTGGCATCAAGCAGCTGGATCGCCTGCTGGAGCGCATACTGGACACTTACGAGCTGCGCAGCTATCGGGACGTGCAGGTGAAAAAGCTTAGTGGCGGCAATCGGCGCAAGCTAACGGTGGCCATCAGCTGCTGCGGATACACGCCGATTGTATTGATGGATGAGCCGACGAGCGATATGGATCCGGTGACCCGCTCCTTTGTCTATCTCACCattgagcagctgctgtcgGCGCGTCGTGCCGTGCTGCTAACTTCGCACTCCATTTCGGAGATTGAGCACCTGTGTCAGCGCGTCGCTGTGCTCAAGGACGGCCAAATCGTGGCCAACAATAGTCCGGCAGAGCTGAAGGCCCAGCATGGTGGCTATTATGCCATCAACTGCTTCTGTGCGCCTATTCAACAGGCAGCGCTGGCCAAGATGCTAATCCAACGGCTGCCCGGCGCATCTGAGCTGCAACATTATGCGCATAGTCTGCGTTTTCTGGTCAAGGTGCGACAGGCCAGCAGCTCGGAAGCGATTGCCAAGCAGCCGACGCTTGCCGAGCTCTTTGAGGCGGTGCGTGTAATGTCCGCCAGTCTGGAGTTGCCGGCGCACTTTGCGATCAGCCGTTGCCGCTTCGAGGCGGTCTTTGAGCGCATCCTGGACAACTGCGAGGCAACCTCAAATGGGGGCTCCGATCTGCCCACCAAGTCAGCGGCGGTCAGCGGTTCGCTTGCAACGGGCTATGTGCATTGTGGCTACGAGGAGACCACGACCTAA